One genomic window of Halovivax cerinus includes the following:
- the deoC gene encoding deoxyribose-phosphate aldolase, with protein sequence MNRDALASRIDHTVLGPGTTPADVRECCTAAADYGMNACVPPCYVDDVREEVPELTIATVVGFPHGQHEPDVKVEEAVTAWRSGADELDVVCNVGRLRAGDGDAVAAELAELVAAVPIPVKVIVEAPLLTPDQLDAACAAAVEADAAMVKTATGFGGGGAIVEDVRRMAEFLPVKASGGIGSYDEAMAMLDAGADRIGASTGVGILEEAPTSP encoded by the coding sequence ATGAACCGAGACGCGCTCGCGTCGCGCATCGATCACACCGTCCTCGGCCCGGGGACGACGCCAGCCGACGTCCGCGAGTGCTGCACGGCTGCGGCCGATTACGGCATGAACGCCTGCGTTCCTCCGTGTTACGTCGACGACGTTCGCGAGGAGGTCCCCGAGCTCACGATCGCGACGGTCGTGGGCTTCCCGCACGGTCAGCACGAGCCGGACGTGAAGGTCGAAGAGGCCGTCACCGCCTGGCGTTCGGGCGCGGACGAACTCGACGTCGTCTGCAACGTCGGCCGACTGCGCGCCGGTGACGGGGACGCGGTCGCCGCGGAACTCGCCGAGCTCGTCGCCGCCGTTCCGATTCCCGTGAAGGTGATCGTCGAAGCCCCGCTGCTCACCCCGGATCAGCTCGACGCCGCCTGCGCGGCCGCCGTCGAAGCCGACGCCGCGATGGTGAAGACGGCGACCGGTTTCGGTGGGGGCGGCGCCATCGTCGAGGACGTCCGCCGGATGGCCGAGTTCTTGCCGGTGAAGGCCAGCGGCGGTATCGGCAGTTACGACGAAGCGATGGCCATGCTCGACGCCGGCGCGGACCGGATCGGTGCCTCTACCGGGGTGGGCATCCTGGAGGAGGCGCCGACGTCTCCCTGA
- the ppc gene encoding phosphoenolpyruvate carboxylase: MQLFNRDLSADVRELGTVLGDVLQRQTSDEAFESVESVRTAAIEYRSGDRDSRDPIQDELEALSPSRQRTVARAFATYFELVNLAEERERIRSVRRRGQEGQLADSLAAAGDDLAALDDETVARILDDVSIEPTFTAHPTEARRKTVKAKLRTIATSLETLDERLLTDAEADRIWRAIDAEVTSLWGTPQVRRRQPEVADEARNVQWYVENSLFDVVGDVYDELERVVDEATDGTVDVPTVFEFRSWAGSDRDGNPYVTPDVTANTLERQREAILGRYRSSLDRLLSALSQEGRRLSVGSAFEASIAADRDRLPRCVRRYEERYPDEPYRQKVALVRERLDRVTDVRPGGYADADELHDDLTVIADSLRANDASSVASVHVDPLRRQVETFGFSLASLDLRDHREKHTDAIAEVLEREGIAYRDLSEDERVSLLTDAITQDEAVIDVGDADGLSESTARVLDLFDRLADWQREYGVDAIDTYCISMTEEPSHVLEVLFLADQADVVSLPDHCGLDVVPLLETESALSGARRIMGTLFENEAYAQALAARDGTQEIMLGYSDSNKENGFLAANWSLYRTQRRLARICEDHDVTLRLFHGRGGSISRGGGPMNEALLALPNPTVTGQVKFTEQGEAIAEKYGHPDIAARNVEQMVNAQLRARKRAIETSRESIDDDWLDAMEVMADGARAAYRDLLEREGFVRYFEQVTPISVIEDLHLGSRPASRSDERSVEDLRAIPWVFSWTQSRCILPGWYGLATGIDAYLEAGGDVSVLRTMYDEWPFFRTTLDNAALSLARTDLEVAAEYAALADEELREAFFPRLSDEYDRAVDLVTTIARRDDLHTREWLAESTRRRNPYVDPLNLLQVALLSQSDRNAVEERTLRLTITGIAAGMKNTG, translated from the coding sequence ATGCAACTGTTCAACAGGGACCTGTCCGCGGACGTCCGCGAACTCGGGACGGTCCTGGGCGACGTCTTGCAACGCCAGACGTCCGATGAAGCCTTCGAGAGCGTCGAATCCGTGCGGACGGCGGCGATCGAGTATCGATCTGGCGACCGCGACAGCCGCGATCCGATCCAGGACGAACTGGAAGCACTGTCGCCGTCGCGTCAGCGAACGGTCGCCCGCGCGTTCGCGACGTACTTCGAACTCGTCAACCTCGCCGAGGAACGCGAGCGGATCCGGTCGGTTCGCCGGCGCGGTCAGGAGGGCCAGCTCGCGGACAGTCTGGCCGCGGCGGGTGACGACCTCGCGGCGCTCGATGACGAAACCGTCGCGCGCATCCTCGACGACGTCTCGATCGAACCCACGTTCACCGCACACCCGACGGAGGCCCGCCGGAAGACGGTCAAGGCGAAACTTCGGACCATCGCGACGTCTCTCGAGACGCTCGACGAACGCCTGCTGACCGACGCCGAGGCCGATCGCATCTGGCGGGCCATCGACGCCGAAGTGACGAGTCTCTGGGGGACGCCCCAGGTCAGACGGCGACAGCCGGAGGTAGCGGACGAGGCACGGAACGTCCAGTGGTACGTCGAAAACTCCCTGTTCGACGTCGTCGGCGACGTGTACGACGAACTGGAGCGAGTCGTCGACGAGGCGACCGACGGCACCGTCGACGTCCCGACGGTCTTCGAGTTTCGATCGTGGGCGGGGAGCGACCGCGACGGCAACCCGTACGTCACGCCCGACGTGACCGCGAACACCCTCGAACGCCAGCGCGAGGCGATCCTCGGGCGCTACCGCTCGTCTCTGGACCGCCTTCTCAGCGCACTGAGTCAGGAGGGACGGCGCCTCTCGGTCGGGAGCGCGTTCGAAGCGTCGATCGCGGCCGATCGCGACCGCTTGCCCCGGTGCGTGCGGCGGTACGAGGAGCGCTACCCCGACGAGCCGTACAGACAGAAGGTCGCGCTCGTGCGCGAGCGTCTCGATCGGGTGACGGACGTCCGTCCGGGCGGATACGCCGACGCCGACGAACTACACGACGACCTGACGGTCATCGCCGACAGTCTACGGGCCAACGACGCGTCGTCGGTCGCGTCGGTCCACGTCGATCCGCTCCGCAGACAGGTCGAGACGTTCGGCTTTTCGCTGGCCAGTCTCGACCTCCGCGATCACCGAGAGAAGCACACCGACGCCATCGCCGAGGTCCTCGAACGGGAGGGAATCGCCTACCGCGATCTGAGCGAGGACGAACGCGTCTCCCTGTTGACCGACGCGATCACGCAGGACGAGGCAGTTATCGACGTCGGCGACGCGGACGGGCTCTCGGAGTCGACGGCGCGGGTTCTCGACCTCTTCGACCGCCTCGCCGACTGGCAGCGCGAGTACGGCGTCGACGCGATCGACACCTACTGCATCTCGATGACGGAGGAACCGAGTCACGTCCTGGAGGTGCTCTTCCTCGCCGATCAGGCCGACGTCGTCTCGCTGCCAGATCACTGCGGGCTCGACGTCGTGCCGCTTCTCGAGACGGAATCCGCACTCTCGGGGGCACGTCGTATCATGGGGACGCTGTTCGAGAACGAGGCGTACGCGCAGGCGCTCGCCGCCCGCGACGGGACGCAGGAGATCATGCTCGGCTACTCCGACTCGAACAAGGAAAACGGCTTTCTCGCCGCAAACTGGTCCTTGTACCGGACCCAGCGTCGCCTCGCACGCATCTGCGAAGACCACGACGTGACCCTGCGGCTCTTTCACGGTCGTGGCGGCTCTATCTCCCGCGGGGGCGGACCGATGAACGAAGCGTTGCTCGCGCTGCCCAATCCGACCGTCACCGGCCAGGTCAAGTTCACCGAACAGGGTGAGGCGATCGCGGAGAAGTACGGTCACCCGGACATCGCGGCGCGCAACGTCGAACAGATGGTGAACGCCCAACTGCGCGCCCGAAAGCGGGCGATCGAGACGTCGCGCGAGTCCATCGACGACGACTGGCTCGACGCGATGGAGGTGATGGCGGACGGGGCGCGGGCGGCCTACCGCGACCTGCTCGAACGAGAGGGATTCGTCCGGTACTTCGAGCAAGTCACGCCGATTTCGGTCATCGAAGACTTACACCTCGGTTCGCGCCCGGCCTCCCGCAGCGACGAGCGTTCGGTCGAGGACCTGCGGGCGATTCCCTGGGTCTTCTCGTGGACCCAGTCGCGGTGCATCTTGCCCGGCTGGTACGGCCTGGCGACGGGGATCGACGCGTACCTCGAGGCCGGTGGGGACGTCTCTGTCCTCCGGACGATGTACGACGAGTGGCCGTTCTTCCGGACGACGCTCGACAACGCCGCGCTCTCGCTCGCCAGAACCGACCTCGAGGTCGCCGCCGAGTACGCCGCGCTCGCGGACGAGGAGCTTCGCGAGGCGTTCTTCCCCCGACTCTCGGACGAGTACGACCGCGCGGTCGACCTCGTCACGACGATCGCCCGGCGGGACGACCTCCACACTCGCGAGTGGCTCGCCGAGTCGACGCGGCGACGAAATCCGTACGTCGATCCGCTCAACCTCCTCCAGGTCGCGTTGCTCTCTCAGTCGGATCGGAACGCGGTCGAAGAGCGCACGTTGCGGCTGACCATCACCGGAATCGCGGCCGGAATGAAGAACACGGGGTGA
- a CDS encoding DHH family phosphoesterase — MTRETAGDIGETRETVVYDLDPSCPPDEVEPETPYLAEINGIVDYGIFVDLSDNVSGLVHESVLEGTYRVGDELVVELEAVREDGDLSFTPADVEEYDLVSVEHEVSLTGTDRLEANLGEQVHVEGEIVQIKQTGGPTIFHVADEYGVVPAAAFEEAGVRAFPSIDVGDVVRLNATVERRNDAIQLEVDGLSALDGDDATAARERLATARDERAEPHDVSSLIDWPALEPLREELAEVARTLRRTVLEGRPIRVRHHADGDGMCAAVPLQLALERFIADVHESPEAPRHLFKRLPSKAPYYELEDSTRDLTFALEDRAKHGQQLPMLVMLDNGSTAEDVPSYETLAHYDIPILAIDHHHPDPDAVGDLLDAHVNPYLHDEDYRITTGMLCVELARMIYPDLADEISHLPAVAGLADRSKADAMADYIDLAADAGYDEAHLRDVSEALDYAAHWLRYSAGTPLITDVLGVECDPAHHEAVVSMFESSASEAIQTQLDDASPHLEHESLDNGAHLYRIDVENHTHRFTYPAPGKTTGEIHDEQVTETGDPVITVGYGPDFAVLRSDGVRLDIPEMVAELKDEVPGAGISGGGHLVVGSIKFVRGKREDVIDALVEKMADAPIDEELSSTAPLDD, encoded by the coding sequence ATGACACGTGAGACCGCCGGCGACATCGGTGAGACACGCGAGACGGTCGTCTACGACCTCGACCCGTCGTGTCCTCCCGACGAGGTCGAGCCGGAGACGCCCTATCTCGCGGAGATCAACGGTATTGTCGATTACGGTATCTTCGTCGATCTCTCCGACAACGTTTCCGGACTCGTCCACGAGTCCGTTCTCGAAGGCACCTATCGCGTCGGCGACGAACTCGTCGTCGAACTGGAGGCCGTTCGCGAGGACGGTGACCTCTCGTTCACACCGGCCGACGTCGAGGAGTACGACCTCGTCTCCGTCGAACACGAGGTTTCACTGACCGGAACGGATCGACTCGAGGCGAACCTCGGCGAGCAAGTTCACGTCGAAGGGGAGATCGTCCAGATCAAACAGACCGGCGGCCCGACCATCTTCCACGTCGCCGACGAGTACGGGGTCGTCCCGGCCGCCGCGTTCGAAGAAGCCGGCGTGCGCGCCTTCCCCTCGATCGACGTCGGCGACGTCGTCCGCCTCAACGCGACGGTCGAACGGCGCAACGACGCGATTCAGCTGGAAGTCGACGGGCTGAGCGCACTGGACGGCGACGACGCGACGGCCGCGCGCGAGCGACTTGCGACCGCCCGCGACGAGCGCGCCGAACCGCACGACGTCTCCTCGCTCATCGACTGGCCGGCGCTCGAACCGCTCCGCGAGGAACTGGCCGAGGTCGCCCGAACCCTCCGGCGCACCGTCCTCGAGGGCCGCCCGATCCGGGTCCGTCACCACGCAGACGGTGACGGGATGTGCGCTGCGGTCCCACTGCAACTGGCGCTGGAGCGATTCATCGCCGACGTGCACGAATCACCCGAGGCGCCGCGTCACCTCTTCAAGCGTCTGCCGAGCAAGGCCCCGTACTACGAACTGGAGGACTCGACGCGCGACCTCACGTTCGCGCTCGAGGATCGCGCGAAGCACGGCCAGCAACTCCCCATGCTGGTGATGCTCGACAACGGCTCGACCGCCGAGGACGTTCCGTCCTACGAGACGCTCGCTCACTACGACATTCCGATCCTCGCGATCGACCACCACCACCCCGACCCCGACGCAGTCGGGGACCTGCTGGACGCCCACGTCAACCCGTACCTCCACGACGAAGACTACCGCATCACCACCGGGATGCTCTGCGTCGAACTCGCCCGGATGATCTACCCCGACCTGGCCGACGAGATCAGTCACCTGCCCGCAGTCGCGGGTCTTGCGGACCGGTCGAAGGCCGATGCCATGGCCGACTACATCGACCTCGCCGCCGACGCGGGCTACGACGAGGCCCACCTTCGCGACGTCAGCGAGGCGCTCGATTACGCGGCCCACTGGCTGCGATACAGTGCCGGGACGCCCCTTATCACGGACGTCCTCGGTGTCGAGTGCGACCCCGCCCACCACGAGGCCGTCGTCTCGATGTTCGAATCAAGCGCCAGCGAGGCGATCCAGACGCAACTCGACGACGCGTCGCCACACTTAGAACACGAGTCGCTCGACAACGGCGCCCATCTCTACCGAATCGACGTCGAGAACCACACGCACCGATTTACTTACCCTGCGCCGGGCAAGACCACCGGCGAGATCCACGACGAGCAGGTCACGGAGACCGGCGATCCAGTCATCACGGTCGGCTACGGTCCAGACTTCGCTGTCCTCCGGAGCGACGGCGTCCGCCTCGACATCCCCGAGATGGTGGCGGAACTCAAAGACGAGGTCCCCGGTGCGGGGATCTCCGGCGGCGGTCACCTCGTCGTCGGTTCGATCAAGTTCGTCCGCGGCAAGCGCGAAGACGTGATCGACGCCCTCGTCGAGAAGATGGCCGACGCGCCGATCGACGAGGAACTGTCGAGCACCGCTCCACTCGACGACTGA
- a CDS encoding pyridoxal phosphate-dependent aminotransferase produces MHYADRVTRVEPSATLAISALASELEAEGADVVDLSVGEPDFPTPENVVEAGKAAMDAGHTGYTTSNGIQKLREAIAAKLRADGLDHGPENVIVTPGAKQSLYEVTQTLVDEGDEVVLLDPAWVSYEAMVKLAGGSLVRVDLSPYDFRLEPALTDLENVISDSTDLLIVNSPSNPTGAVYSDAALEGVRDLAVDHDVTVVADEIYGEITYDTDPTSLGSLDGMADRTITVNGFSKAYSMTGWRLGYFAGPEDLIDQAGKLHSHSVSCATNFVQHAGVEALEHTDDAVDQMVDAFEDRRDLLLDLFADAGVDVPTPDGAFYMMLPVESPDTEWCEGALEDAHVATVPGSAFGAPGYARLSYAASEERLREGVERLVDAGYL; encoded by the coding sequence ATGCACTACGCAGACCGCGTTACGAGAGTCGAACCGTCCGCCACGCTCGCCATCTCGGCGCTCGCCTCCGAACTCGAGGCCGAGGGCGCCGACGTCGTCGACCTGAGCGTCGGTGAACCCGACTTCCCGACGCCGGAGAACGTCGTCGAGGCCGGCAAGGCCGCCATGGACGCCGGTCACACCGGCTACACCACCTCGAACGGGATTCAGAAACTCCGCGAGGCGATCGCCGCGAAGCTACGGGCCGACGGTCTCGACCACGGTCCGGAGAACGTGATCGTCACGCCCGGCGCAAAGCAGTCGCTGTACGAGGTCACCCAGACGCTCGTCGACGAGGGCGACGAGGTCGTCCTGCTCGACCCGGCGTGGGTCTCCTACGAAGCGATGGTGAAACTCGCCGGCGGGTCGCTCGTCCGCGTCGACCTCTCGCCGTACGACTTCCGGCTCGAACCCGCCCTCACCGATCTCGAGAACGTGATCTCGGACTCGACGGACCTGCTGATCGTCAACTCGCCGTCGAACCCGACGGGCGCGGTCTACTCCGACGCCGCGCTGGAGGGCGTTCGCGACCTCGCCGTCGATCACGACGTCACCGTCGTCGCCGACGAGATCTACGGCGAGATCACCTACGACACCGACCCGACCAGCCTCGGCTCACTCGACGGGATGGCCGATCGGACGATCACGGTCAACGGGTTCTCGAAGGCCTACTCGATGACCGGCTGGCGGCTCGGCTACTTCGCCGGGCCCGAGGACCTGATCGACCAGGCGGGAAAACTCCACAGTCACTCCGTCTCCTGTGCGACCAACTTCGTCCAGCACGCCGGCGTCGAGGCGCTCGAACACACCGACGACGCCGTCGACCAGATGGTCGACGCGTTCGAAGATCGCCGCGATCTTCTGCTCGACCTGTTCGCCGACGCGGGCGTCGACGTGCCCACGCCCGACGGCGCGTTCTACATGATGCTACCGGTCGAGTCACCGGATACCGAGTGGTGTGAGGGCGCACTCGAAGACGCCCACGTCGCGACCGTCCCCGGCAGCGCCTTCGGCGCCCCCGGCTACGCCCGTCTCTCCTACGCCGCCAGCGAGGAGCGCCTCCGCGAGGGCGTCGAGCGACTCGTCGACGCCGGTTACCTCTGA
- a CDS encoding sensor histidine kinase, whose translation MRRRSGEDPVSDRDGGDHRPIRVCVYGVGSVDGEEFAAALARKRDRFLVDVVDRPDRKRTVESADCGLLVADGADDAVDAESLEMAAAAFRTDPPRATTSAAASERTPPNDELTARSESTAVAPGDPSAVPVVLVGHGIRSDLAVRAYESGIDDVHRLANRDGVADGHPPTESPDGGRETLSTVATELAHEIERLVSERRRTAALCEERDRLETIVDRFPGVVYRCLAVPDWPMEYVTGAVEALTGYTAADLERNRYSWGRDVVHPADRERVADLVFDGLESAGSFELTYRIQPRDGTTKWVWERGTRVEPTPDGTPRIEGYVADVTDRRERAEQLQVISHLLRHNVRNDMTVVRGYTSLLAEETDEFDDETTVMLDRIDDLLTTVDKTQPIVDVLTTPHERGTVAVDEAIERAVETVETRHEVAPSRVSVVSKRVRAIPELERAFVEVVENAVVHSDGDEPEIEIRAATDDETVAVSVVDDGPVIPDMERDILTGDRTPEPLFHGTGLGLWLVEWIVRRSGGSLSFDETDEGGNVVTLTLPRLE comes from the coding sequence ATGCGCCGTCGTTCCGGGGAAGACCCAGTGTCGGACCGGGACGGGGGAGACCATCGGCCGATTCGGGTTTGCGTCTACGGCGTCGGATCGGTCGACGGCGAGGAGTTTGCCGCCGCGCTCGCCCGCAAGCGAGACCGATTTCTCGTCGACGTCGTCGACCGACCCGACAGGAAACGGACCGTCGAGTCGGCCGATTGCGGCCTTCTCGTGGCCGACGGAGCGGACGACGCGGTGGACGCTGAATCGCTCGAGATGGCCGCCGCAGCGTTCCGTACTGACCCACCTCGTGCGACGACGAGTGCGGCGGCATCCGAACGTACCCCACCGAACGACGAACTGACAGCTCGTTCGGAATCGACGGCTGTAGCGCCCGGCGACCCGTCGGCGGTTCCGGTCGTCCTCGTCGGGCACGGGATCCGGAGCGACCTCGCGGTGCGGGCGTACGAATCGGGAATCGACGACGTCCATCGTCTCGCGAACCGTGATGGGGTCGCAGACGGTCATCCGCCGACGGAATCTCCAGACGGGGGCCGGGAGACGCTCTCAACCGTAGCGACGGAACTCGCTCACGAAATCGAACGCCTCGTGAGCGAACGACGGCGCACAGCCGCACTGTGCGAAGAACGCGACCGGCTCGAGACGATCGTCGATCGGTTTCCCGGCGTCGTCTACCGGTGTCTGGCGGTCCCCGACTGGCCGATGGAGTACGTCACCGGAGCGGTCGAAGCGCTCACCGGCTACACGGCCGCCGACCTAGAGCGAAACCGATACAGTTGGGGGCGAGACGTCGTCCATCCAGCGGATCGCGAGCGCGTCGCGGACCTCGTGTTCGACGGGCTCGAATCGGCCGGTTCGTTCGAACTCACGTATCGAATCCAGCCCAGAGACGGGACGACGAAGTGGGTCTGGGAGCGAGGCACTCGGGTCGAACCGACACCCGACGGGACGCCGCGAATCGAGGGCTACGTCGCCGACGTAACTGACCGGCGCGAGCGGGCCGAGCAGTTGCAAGTTATCAGCCACCTGCTCCGGCACAACGTCCGCAACGATATGACGGTCGTCCGCGGGTACACGAGCCTGCTCGCCGAGGAAACGGATGAATTCGACGACGAGACGACCGTCATGCTCGATCGCATCGACGACCTGTTGACGACGGTCGACAAGACGCAGCCGATCGTCGACGTGTTGACCACCCCGCACGAACGCGGCACCGTCGCTGTCGACGAGGCGATCGAACGAGCCGTCGAGACCGTCGAGACGCGCCACGAGGTGGCGCCGAGTCGCGTGTCGGTCGTCTCGAAACGGGTCCGCGCGATCCCGGAACTCGAACGCGCGTTCGTCGAGGTCGTAGAAAACGCCGTCGTCCACAGCGATGGCGACGAGCCCGAGATCGAAATTCGGGCGGCGACCGACGACGAGACGGTCGCCGTCTCCGTCGTCGACGACGGCCCGGTGATCCCAGACATGGAGCGAGACATCCTGACTGGTGATCGAACGCCCGAGCCGCTGTTTCACGGCACCGGCCTCGGCCTCTGGCTCGTCGAGTGGATCGTCAGGCGCTCCGGCGGGTCGCTCTCGTTCGACGAGACCGACGAGGGTGGGAACGTCGTGACGCTTACCCTCCCACGCCTCGAGTGA
- a CDS encoding Mov34/MPN/PAD-1 family protein: MGLLSGLFRSSEILGIAEETLEFVLESAEATHPNEYMGFLRGTEASRLGLDREGLVITDVLVMPGTTQNSVSATVKTHTIPNDTKALGSVHSHPNGVIRPSQADLETFTRGSVHVIIGAPYGRHDWQAFDSGGEPTTLHVIDVELPDEEDFFHFTQQDIDEELQWN; encoded by the coding sequence ATGGGCCTGCTCTCCGGGCTATTTCGCTCGAGCGAGATTCTCGGCATCGCCGAGGAGACGCTCGAGTTCGTCCTCGAGTCCGCCGAGGCGACGCACCCGAACGAGTACATGGGCTTTCTCAGGGGGACCGAGGCCAGCCGGCTCGGACTCGACCGCGAGGGACTCGTCATCACCGACGTACTGGTGATGCCCGGAACGACCCAGAACAGCGTCAGCGCGACCGTCAAGACCCACACGATCCCGAACGATACGAAGGCGCTCGGGAGCGTACACTCCCACCCCAACGGCGTCATCCGGCCCAGCCAGGCCGACCTCGAGACGTTCACCCGCGGGTCGGTCCACGTCATCATCGGCGCGCCGTACGGACGCCACGACTGGCAGGCGTTCGACTCCGGTGGCGAGCCGACGACCCTGCACGTTATCGACGTCGAACTGCCGGACGAGGAGGACTTCTTTCACTTCACGCAGCAGGACATCGACGAGGAGCTACAATGGAACTGA
- a CDS encoding FAD synthase, which yields MELSDGDETDDGTSTHDRDDSRTTDKHDDGPNGTLVVAQGTFDILHPGHVHYLREAASMGDELVVIVARRSNVDHKAQPICPASQRRDVVDALKPVDRAILGHESDIFVPIEELDPDVIALGHDQHHDEDALADELERRGLGCEVRRASGVEPADDERYSSRRIVERIVERRG from the coding sequence ATGGAACTGAGCGACGGCGACGAGACGGACGACGGGACGTCGACGCACGACCGGGACGACTCCCGGACTACTGACAAGCACGACGACGGGCCAAACGGGACGCTCGTCGTCGCTCAGGGAACGTTCGACATCCTCCACCCCGGGCACGTCCACTACCTGCGGGAGGCGGCGTCGATGGGCGACGAACTCGTCGTCATCGTCGCGCGTCGATCGAACGTCGATCACAAGGCCCAGCCGATCTGTCCGGCCTCACAGCGACGGGACGTCGTCGACGCACTGAAGCCGGTCGATCGGGCCATCCTCGGCCACGAGTCCGACATCTTCGTGCCCATCGAGGAACTCGATCCCGACGTGATCGCACTCGGCCACGACCAGCACCACGACGAGGACGCCCTCGCCGACGAACTCGAACGTCGCGGCCTCGGGTGCGAGGTCCGCCGGGCGAGCGGGGTCGAGCCGGCCGACGACGAACGCTACTCCAGTCGGCGGATCGTCGAACGGATCGTAGAGCGTCGGGGCTGA
- the ribH gene encoding 6,7-dimethyl-8-ribityllumazine synthase, which translates to MPTLGLVVAQFNRPITEEMEVAAREAAADAGAEIGAVVPIPGVYDAPLAADRLARRDEIDAVVVVGSVITGDTDHDQVISDATAQRLSDVSLDRDTPVTFGVTGPGMSAAEARERVENAQKAVDGALDLLDALPAA; encoded by the coding sequence ATGCCCACGCTCGGACTGGTGGTCGCGCAGTTCAACCGGCCGATCACCGAGGAGATGGAGGTGGCGGCCCGCGAGGCGGCGGCCGACGCGGGCGCCGAAATCGGCGCCGTCGTGCCGATCCCCGGCGTCTACGACGCGCCGCTGGCGGCCGATCGCCTCGCCCGCCGCGACGAAATCGACGCCGTGGTGGTCGTCGGGAGCGTCATCACCGGCGACACGGACCACGACCAGGTGATCAGCGACGCGACCGCCCAGCGGCTGTCCGACGTGAGCCTCGACCGGGACACGCCGGTCACGTTCGGCGTGACCGGGCCCGGGATGTCCGCGGCCGAAGCGCGCGAGCGCGTCGAGAACGCCCAGAAGGCCGTCGACGGCGCGCTCGACCTGCTCGACGCGCTGCCGGCGGCCTGA
- a CDS encoding DUF63 family protein: MVLPEGFAIPPWYFLVVLVLGLAGVGAILWAIDPPVTDRTVVAFAPWMMFGSTLYVLGREPITAFPDAIAPLFEMPSVYATTAIAAGLVWVIANFLHAGGLYRSIPRFVGITGTAFLSVFTTAALMVGLNAESFAPFWPVIAVVVTGIVTAIAWLALSLWFTDVAAITGLTGAFVCFAQVLDGVSTAIGYDVLGAGEDVPLSLAILDVAAGLPTAEYIGAGWLFVLVKLLLAMAVVGLFADLIRDRPRAGRVALGLVAAVGLGPGFHNLLLFTITG; the protein is encoded by the coding sequence ATGGTACTGCCGGAAGGATTTGCGATACCGCCCTGGTACTTCCTCGTGGTGCTGGTGCTGGGCCTGGCCGGCGTCGGAGCGATACTCTGGGCGATCGACCCGCCGGTGACGGACCGGACGGTCGTCGCCTTCGCGCCGTGGATGATGTTCGGGTCGACGCTGTACGTACTCGGACGCGAGCCGATTACGGCGTTTCCGGACGCGATCGCACCGCTGTTCGAGATGCCGAGCGTGTACGCGACGACCGCGATCGCGGCCGGGCTCGTCTGGGTTATCGCGAACTTCTTACACGCCGGCGGCCTCTACCGGTCGATCCCGCGATTCGTCGGTATCACTGGGACAGCGTTTCTCTCCGTCTTCACGACGGCGGCGCTGATGGTGGGCCTGAACGCCGAGTCGTTCGCGCCGTTCTGGCCGGTGATCGCCGTCGTCGTCACCGGCATCGTTACGGCCATCGCCTGGCTCGCGCTGAGCCTGTGGTTTACCGACGTCGCCGCTATCACCGGCCTGACGGGCGCGTTCGTCTGCTTCGCACAGGTCCTGGACGGTGTCTCGACGGCGATCGGGTACGACGTCCTCGGTGCGGGCGAAGACGTCCCACTCTCACTCGCGATCCTCGACGTCGCGGCGGGGCTTCCGACCGCCGAGTACATCGGTGCGGGTTGGCTGTTCGTCCTCGTCAAACTGCTGCTCGCGATGGCCGTCGTCGGCCTGTTCGCCGACCTGATTCGTGACCGCCCGCGTGCGGGTCGGGTGGCCCTCGGTCTGGTCGCCGCCGTCGGTCTCGGTCCTGGCTTTCACAACCTGCTTTTGTTCACGATCACGGGCTGA